Below is a genomic region from Pleuronectes platessa chromosome 18, fPlePla1.1, whole genome shotgun sequence.
AGAATCTTCTCATAGAATTTGAAGGAGGAATTTATTAAATATCagtatttcaatttaaaaattaGGCTCCATGCTGCACCAGTAAGCAGCTGGGACAGAGTATTACTGCAGTTCAACACCTTCATGTGACCCAGTGTCTCTGGACTTCTGCCGCTTTGCATAACTATCAACAAAGACACAACTTTAATGGATTCAGAGCGTCTCTCGGTTTGTGTGAATATTTATTCACATGTGGCAACAGAAAGCAGCAAGAACAATGATCAACCTTCACTATTTAACAAATTCATGTGATTTGACAGCAAAAACCTAATTGACCGTTCAATGAAGATgacagatgatgaagaagaagaattaaagTGTGTGGAAAGACAACCAACACGTAGACGGATTCATCTGAGCAGTTTAATCCACTGTTACAGATTTCCACTGCCTCATGCCGAGTGTACACATAATATGAAAGCAGAAAATATACCGAACATCAACAAGTGttaaaaccagaggaaacagtcattgcaaaaataaaaaggcacaAATAGTAAAACACCATTAAAGTGCATTTCataaaataacttaaataaacttaaatCCAGTGTTGTCACCGTCACACCTCTCCAGTATTATTTTCAGGGGTTTGGTCACCTCAGGGTGTTTAGCTGCTGTGATTGTGTCGTCGTCAGAACCGTCACTTGATGACCCTGAAGAAAACAAGAGGTGTGAGCCAACAGAGCAGATACGTCTTTAACTTCCAACTATGACTGTTGTGATCTGCTGGTTGACTCGTGTCACCTTCACCAGTCCTTACCTGACACACTCGTCTTCTTTGTGTTCCTCTGGGTCTTagattttgttttggttttcctcTCTTCGTCTGTGTGGTTCTTCTTCACAAGGCTTATCAGTTCTGCAAAACAACAGTCACAGTATTGAGGATTCAATCGAATGTATCGGCGGCAAAATCCTCTGCTCTCATCTCGTGCTTTCACCTGCTTTCTTTTTTGTGCTTTGAGATCTGGATGCGTTTGCTTCTTTCACAGGTTTTTCAGCCGCcaggtttgttttcttcttgttgAGCGGCTCATCGTCGGAGGAGTGATCAGAAGCTACAACGGGAgaagattcaaacacacagatttagCATCTTTTGCTTTTCTCAAACATTCAACAGTAAGGGGGGGTGTCACACTGAACAAGAGTGGGCTGAAATATCTGTCTCacctagaaggccagcatcccggagtcgcctcttcactgtagacgtggacactggcgttttgcgggtaccgtttaaagaagctgccagttgaggacctgtgaggcgtcTATTACTCAAACTAAAGACTCTAATgtacttgtcttcttgctgagttgtgcaccggggcctcccacttctctttctactctgggTAGAGCCTGtctgtgctgttctctgaagggtgtagtacacaccgttgtaggacattttcagtttcttcgcaATTGCTCGCATCGAAcagccttcatttctaagaacaagaatagtctggcgagtttcacatgaaagttctccTTTTCTGGCCCTTTTGAGAGGATAATCGATCccacaaatgttttcttttttccctggtttctttgttttcctcctgaTCAGCGGCTCGTCACCTGAGGAGGGATCCGAAGCTGCGACAGGAGACGATACAAACAGACCACCTGTTTCAAAAGGTCACACTACCTCAGGTTGAAAACATGGTACTTCAAGTGGCCTCTAATGCAGGGGAGGGTGTGAAGAAAAATTCAAAACTGGCTACAACATTGCAGCCTTGCTGTTAAACTTGTCCTTGAGCAAACACGGGCTCGTCTAAGCAACTGAAAATGAAGCCAATTGAAGCCATAAGAGCAGAGGAGGCTGAAAAACAAATGGCAAAATGTAAACATCCTGTGGCTGCTTTAATTACATCTTTCTAAACGGTCTATTTCTTTAAGTGAATGAAATAATAGGTAGCAGCGCAGTAACATTTCAAGACAGacacttttttttgtatgtttgcCGCAGGGGGAGTGTTGAGCTCCTATCACTTCCAAAGTGTGCTGACCTTTCTTCTCTGTAGCAACAGATTTTTTAGGAGGTGCTGAGAAAGGCTTCTTCACAGTTTTGGCGATTTTAATGAGAGGCTCCAGATCTGAAAGAGGAGCAAGAGCAGAAAATGAAGGCGATTCGCTCCAGACACGGATCAGTCGAGTTAATAACACACGCATGTGGTGATGTGCTCACCTGCTTTCTTTTTTGTGCTTTGAGATCTGGATGCGTTTGCTTTTATCACAGGTTTTTCAGCCGCcaggtttgttttcttcttgttgAGCGGCTCATCGGAGGAGGAATGACCAGAAGCTACAACGGGAgaagattcaaacacacagatttagCACCTTCTGCTTTTTCTCAAACATTCAACAGTAAAATCTTCTGAAACTTGACATACAGACaggggattggggggggggggtctcacctagaaggccagcatcccggagtcGCCTCCTCACTGTAGACGTGGACACTGGCgttttgcgggtaccatttaaagaagcttccagttgaggacctgtgaggcgtcTATTACTCAAACTAGCGACTAGTTTAATATACTTGTCTTcctgctgagttgtgcaccggggcctcccacttctctttctactctgggTAGAGCCCGtctgtgctgttctctgaagggtgTAGTACACACCGTTGTAGGACATTTTCAATTTCTTCGCAATTGCTCGCATGGAAcagccttcatttctaagaacaagaatagtctggcgagtttcacatgaaagttctccttttctggccattttgagaggATAATGGAACCCACAgatgtgatgctccagatactcaactagctcaaaggaaggccgGTTctatagcttctctcaccagctaaacagttttcagctgtgctcaCATAACTGCACAatggttttctaatcatccattagtcttctaaggcgattagcaaacacaatgtaccatttGAACCCCGGAGGGATAGTGGCTGGAAATGGGACTCTATACAACTATGtagatatttaatttaaaaccagGCTTTTCCACCTAGAATAATCATTTACCACATTAATaatgtatagagtgtatttctgattcatttaatgttatcttcattgaaatttgttggggggcgggggggttacagcagcagagatgttcgaatcagatgtttgaattaaaaaaataacaatggtCGTGTTTGGATTTTATCAGCGTGAactcctccatctttgtttgtCCCAAGTTCCGCTGCTCGGCGAGTGTTAGCTTCACTATCCAGCTGTTGTCACGTGACGCGTCTCCTCCAGATGTTCTGCTCCGTCACAGCACAGAGAGTCAGGGCTTTAAAAACCAGTTCCTCCAGTACGAGTTGTTCTTTTCCTTCCCAGTTCGCGATGGGTTTGTTTTCTTCCGTCCCCGCGTCGCAGGAAAGGCGCTCAGGCGAGTGTTGATGACGTATCGTTCCGTCATTGGTTCACGGACTTCCTGGCAACAAATCTACAGGGAAATATAATCCTGGTTTATTACGAAACTTTGTTTATAATCAAAAACTGGCCAATACAAAGTAAATATAACTAAATTataagaatgaaaaaaataaattctaATGCTACTAAAAGGTAAGAAAGACAAACTACTCTGGATCAGTAaagcttgttttgtgtttcaatattttaaagattctttatcatttttaattgaGATTTAAACACTGTCTATAGTGGTAAATGTATGATTtcttgtataatatatataatgttctATGTAAGTGCTACTTATTAGATGAATATTCATATCTGCAGTTGGCACAGTGCTATATTTGAATATGTGCTATTATTGGGAATATTTATTCCCATGTGGCAACAGAAAGCAGCAAGAACAATGATCAACATTTACTATTTAAcaaattcatttgatttgacatCAAAAACTGGATGATGAGTAATTTCATAACTGACCGTTTAATGAAGATGACAGACACTGatgaagaaaaatataattaaagtgTGTGGAAAGACAACCGACACAGAGACGGATTCATCTGAGCAGTTTAATCCATCCCTACAGATTTCCACTGCCTCATGCCGAGTGTACacacaatatgaaaacaaaaatataccgAACATTAACAAGTGttaaaaccagaggaaacagCCAATGCAAATAAAAAGGCACCAATAGTAAAACACCCTTAAAGACTGTGCATTTCATCTTTCAGGAACCTGGTCCCAAACCTTAAAACTGGAGTAGAATTActtaaataaacatgaatatattcatatataaaacATACATCAACTTCATACTGTATAAACACTAACTTCATACTGTATAAACATTAACTGTGATGTTAAGGGGATTAATCTTGGGATTTAGAACCTTTTGGTAAATTCCTCAAACTAATTGGTACCAACTTCCAAGACCAGAAACTGAAAGGTGCCGATGTGCCTTTTCTTCCACAATGTCACATCTGCTGCCTACTCTTCTCCTGACTCTTCCTTTGAACCCTCTGATTCTTCCTTTGAACCCTCTGATTCTTCCTTTGAAGGACTCCCTTCAGCGGCCACTGTTTCTGCtttggagatgaagaagaatgtCACTTTTTAGTTTGAGATTTTAATCGCAGCATCAATAACGGCGTTTGTTCTGTACTCAGTACCTGTTCCGGTTTGGTCCGAGCTTCCCGTTGGTCCGGCGTCGTCACTGTCACACCTCTCCAGTATTATCTTCAGGAGTTTGGTCACCTGAGGGTGTTTAGCTGCTGTGATTGTGTCGTCGTCAGAACCATCGCTTGATGACCCTGAAGAGAACAAGGTGTGAGCTACTATGTCTGTGGTGATCTGCTGGTTGACTCGTGTCACCTTCACCAGTCCTTACCTGACACACTCGTCTTTCTTGGCTTCTTTGTGTTCCTCTGGGTCTTAGattgtgttttggttttcctCTCTTCGTCTGTGTGGTTCTTCTTCACAAGGCTTATCAAGGGTTCGTCGCCTGAGCTTGCATTCGCCGGTTCTGCCAAACAACAGTCACAGTATTGAGGATTTAATCGAATGTATTGGCGGCAAAACCCTCTGTTCTCATCTCTTTATAAATGCTGCCATGGTACCTTGTCTCTTTTTGGAGGCAGCACCTCGCGCTGCAGTtgtcctctttgtgtttttcttcactgGTTTCTTCTTATTGGCTTTAAGTTTCGCCAAGGGCTCGTCATCGTCGTCCGAGCTGCtgtctgaggatgaagagtCTTTACAAACCCAAGAGTTTAGCAACTGAACAAAACGTACTTAAGTAGAGTTATTTACTTCTGGTCAGTCTAATAAAGCCCTCCACACCTTCTGGTGAATTGTCTGTCTGATTTGATTTAGTTGTCTTGTCGTTGGCCGGTGCAGGGTTTGTCCTCTTCCTTGTTATTGCTGCCAGTGGAACATCCTCTGAGCTGTCGCTGGATGCTTCTGCATATTTAActggaataaaacaaaatacagttttttggTCCCGATCATCTCAGAGAAAgccttttagacatttttagaTTTCCACATTTCACACCCACCTTTTTTCCTCGCTGCCGTCCTTTGGGATTTCACGACCGGGTTTCCTTTTCTAGGCGATCTTTTTGGCTGACGTCTGGATTTAAGTGTCTTGGCAGTTTCACTCAGAGGCTCATCATCCAAACTATCATCGTCCGCGGATTCTGCTTCTGTGTCACAAAAAATCTCCGTGAGAGGGAACAGCACgatctgttgctgctgcaggtcGATGTagagacaacaaacaaaccttttttctttgttttaacagATCTTTTCGGAGACTTCTTTGCAGTTTTCGAAGTCACTTTGGCGATTTTCTTCACAGGCTCATCGTCACAGCTGTCGTCTGTGTTCAAACGGTCAAAACAGTTACATACAGCAGAGAAACTAAAACATTCAGAAACCAAAGTGCCGACGACGTGGTGATGTAACTACCTGTATTGTTGCTGTTTGAGTCGTTGGGTCTGGATGATgcgttttccttttttcctgatTTCTTAGCAGATGCGAACTTTGTTTTCATCTTGATCAGCTGCTCGTCATCGGAGGAGTGATCAGACGCTGCAACAGGAgaataaacaaaacagacacGTTGGCCACGTTCTTCTTTCAAAGGACAAACTACATCAGGTTGAACATATTGTACTTCAATTCGTCcagtttagatgaaacacactcatgaaaacatcactaggattattttatattcaatacctgccagtagatccctttgacctaaatcttacacactggaccttttaataaagaaaatgaatctAGAATAGGAAGAGTCTTTGCCGATCCACCAAACTGTGGGGGTCACTGTGGGTCACGGAGTACCGACTTTCTTGGCTACAACAACTTCTGCACATGCCAGAGTTACCTCTTTCTAAACTTTCTATTTTGCAGAGGGTGTATTCACCTCACACTTTCTCTTTTGGAGGCACTGAGAAAGGCTTTTGTCGATCTCTATGAGGGTCTGTTTGTCGGAGCTTTTCACTCCAGATCAATCGATAGCATCAGCAGTTAGTTAAAAAAACGTGTGTTGACTTAATCACCTGCAATCGTCTTTGTGCCATTAGATCGGGAGGATCTGGACGAtgcgttttcttttttctctggtTTCCTTGTTTTCATCTTGACCAACGGCTCGTCATCTGAGGAGGGATCCGAAGCTGCGACAGGAGAAGATACAAAAAGACCACTTGTTTGAAAAGGTCACACTACCTCAGGTTAAAGACATGGTGCTTCAAGTGGCCTCAAATGCAGAGGAGGTTTTTAAACAAATGTCCTAATGTAAACATCCTGTTGCTGCTTTAATTACATCCTTTTAAACTGTATATTGTTTTAtgtgaatgaaataaaatgtatcagCGCAATAACATTTCAAGAAAGACATGTTTGCCGCAGGGGGAGTGTTGACTTCTTATCACTTCCAAAGTGTGCGGACCTTTCTTCTCTGTGTCAACAGATTTTTTTGGAGGCGCTGAGAACGGCTTCTTTGCCGTTT
It encodes:
- the LOC128461377 gene encoding uncharacterized protein LOC128461377 is translated as MARKGELSCETRQTILVLRNEGCSMRAIAKKLKMSYNGVYYTLQRTAQTGSTQSRKRSGRPRCTTQQEDKYIKLVASLSNRRLTGPQLEASLNGTRKTPVSTSTVRRRLRDAGLLASGHSSSDEPLNKKKTNLAAEKPVIKANASRSQSTKKKADLEPLIKIAKTVKKPFSAPPKKSVATEKKASDPSSGDEPLIRRKTKKPGKKENICGIDYPLKRARKGELSCETRQTILVLRNEGCSMRAIAKKLKMSYNGVYYTLQRTAQTGSTQSRKRSGRPRCTTQQEDKYIRVFSLSNRRLTGPQLAASLNGTRKTPVSTSTVKRRLRDAGLLASDHSSDDEPLNKKKTNLAAEKPVKEANASRSQSTKKKAELISLVKKNHTDEERKTKTKSKTQRNTKKTSVSGSSSDGSDDDTITAAKHPEVTKPLKIILERCDGDNTGFKFI
- the LOC128461371 gene encoding nucleolar protein dao-5 isoform X1 yields the protein MDVSTRDPPSTEPHDAAASDHSSDDEPLIKKKTKLAAKKPVKKANASRSRSTKKKADPEPNDSSDNEPLVKITKTAKKPFSAPPKKSVDTEKKASDPSSDDEPLVKMKTRKPEKKENASSRSSRSNGTKTIAASDHSSDDEQLIKMKTKFASAKKSGKKENASSRPNDSNSNNTDDSCDDEPVKKIAKVTSKTAKKSPKRSVKTKKKEAESADDDSLDDEPLSETAKTLKSRRQPKRSPRKGNPVVKSQRTAARKKVKYAEASSDSSEDVPLAAITRKRTNPAPANDKTTKSNQTDNSPEGVEGFIRLTRNSSSDDDDEPLAKLKANKKKPVKKNTKRTTAARGAASKKRQEPANASSGDEPLISLVKKNHTDEERKTKTQSKTQRNTKKPRKTSVSGSSSDGSDDDTITAAKHPQVTKLLKIILERCDSDDAGPTGSSDQTGTAETVAAEGSPSKEESEGSKEESEGSKEESGEE
- the LOC128461371 gene encoding nucleolar protein dao-5 isoform X4, translated to MDVSTRDPPSTEPHDAAASDHSSDDEPLIKKKTKLAAKKPVKKANASRSRSTKKKADPEPNDSSDNEPLVKITKTAKKPFSAPPKKSVDTEKKASDPSSDDEPLVKMKTRKPEKKENASSRSSRSNGTKTIAASDHSSDDEQLIKMKTKFASAKKSGKKENASSRPNDSNSNNTDDSCDDEPVKKIAKVTSKTAKKSPKRSVKTKKKEAESADDDSLDDEPLSETAKTLKSRRQPKRSPRKGNPVVKSQRTAARKKVKYAEASSDSSEDVPLAAITRKRTNPAPANDKTTKSNQTDNSPEDSSSDDDDEPLAKLKANKKKPVKKNTKRTTAARGAASKKRQEPANASSGDEPLISLVKKNHTDEERKTKTQSKTQRNTKKPRKTSVSGSSSDGSDDDTITAAKHPQVTKLLKIILERCDSDDAGPTGSSDQTGTAETVAAEGSPSKEESEGSKEESEGSKEESGEE
- the LOC128461371 gene encoding nucleolar protein dao-5 isoform X2 produces the protein MDVSTRDPPSTEPHDAAASDHSSDDEPLIKKKTKLAAKKPVKKANASRSRSTKKKADPEPNDSSDNEPLVKITKTAKKPFSAPPKKSVDTEKKASDPSSDDEPLVKMKTRKPEKKENASSRSSRSNGTKTIAASDHSSDDEQLIKMKTKFASAKKSGKKENASSRPNDSNSNNTDDSCDDEPVKKIAKVTSKTAKKSPKRSVKTKKKEAESADDDSLDDEPLSETAKTLKSRRQPKRSPRKGNPVVKSQRTAARKKVKYAEASSDSSEDVPLAAITRKRTNPAPANDKTTKSNQTDNSPEGVEGFIRLTRNSSSDDDDEPLAKLKANKKKPVKKNTKRTTAARGAASKKRQEPANASSGDEPLISLVKKNHTDEERKTKTQSKTQRNTKKPRKTSVSGSSSDGSDDDTITAAKHPQVTKLLKIILERCDSDDAGPTGSSDQTGTETVAAEGSPSKEESEGSKEESEGSKEESGEE
- the LOC128461371 gene encoding nucleolar protein dao-5 isoform X3; its protein translation is MDVSTRDPPSTEPHDAAASDHSSDDEPLIKKKTKLAAKKPVKKANASRSRSTKKKADPEPNDSSDNEPLVKITKTAKKPFSAPPKKSVDTEKKASDPSSDDEPLVKMKTRKPEKKENASSRSSRSNGTKTIAASDHSSDDEQLIKMKTKFASAKKSGKKENASSRPNDSNSNNTDDSCDDEPVKKIAKVTSKTAKKSPKRSVKTKKKEAESADDDSLDDEPLSETAKTLKSRRQPKRSPRKGNPVVKSQRTAARKKVKYAEASSDSSEDVPLAAITRKRTNPAPANDKTTKSNQTDNSPEDSSSSDSSSDDDDEPLAKLKANKKKPVKKNTKRTTAARGAASKKRQEPANASSGDEPLISLVKKNHTDEERKTKTQSKTQRNTKKPRKTSVSGSSSDGSDDDTITAAKHPQVTKLLKIILERCDSDDAGPTGSSDQTGTAETVAAEGSPSKEESEGSKEESEGSKEESGEE